The genomic region TGAAGGCGTGAGGGGCGATCGCTTTGTAGTGAGGCAATATCACATTTTTTGAGACAACATCCAACATCACATTTTTGAAGAGGGCAAAATAAAAACAGACCTCCTGATTGCCTTCCAGCATGAGCTATTGCCTCAATCCCAACTGCCTGAGTCCCCAAAATCCGGATGATGCCAAATATTGTCAACGGTGTCAGACTCGACTACTGCTTAATGAGCGCTACCGTCCCTTAGATCCAATTGGTCGAGGTGGCTTTGGCAGAACCTTCAAGGCTAGAGATGAATACAAGCCTTCAAAACCCAACTGTGTAATTAAACAATTTCACGGGAAAGGCTTTGGAGATGCGGCGAAAGCAGAAGAGTTATTTCATCGAGAAGCGGAATTACAGGAGATGTTGGGCAAGCATCCCCAGATTCCTGAATTATTGGCACTTTGTCCGCAGGATAACTATCTGTATTTGGTACAAGAATTTATTGATGGACGCAACCTGAATCAGGAACTCAAAGAGGAGGGCACTTTCAGTGAAGAGAAGGTTTGGCAATTACTTGAGGATTTGCTGCCTGTGTTGCAGTTTGTCCACGGCAATCAGGTGATTCACCGAGACATTAAACCTGAAAATATCATTCGCCACAGTGTGGATAAAAAACTTTTCTTAGTAGATTTTGGCATTGCTAAACTTGCTACTGAAGCCATCTTAGCCAAAACTGCGACAGCAATTGGTAGTGAGGGGTATACTGCCCCGGAGCAACACGACGGCAAACCCCGATTTGCCAGCGATCTCTACAGTTTAGGGGCAACCTGCTATCACCTGCTAACTTATGCTGACCCCTCTAGGCTATTGTATAGCTGGGTCGATTGGCAGAAGGAGCTCAAGGAGAAGCTAGAGAATAGAGATATCAGTAATGAACTGATTGATGTACTAACCAAGCTACTGCAACCAGATCTCAGCCAGCGCTACCAATCAGCAGAGGAAGTCCTCCGAGACTTAAACCTTCCGACTCAAGCAACTGCTGAGTCATCGATAGTTTTTCCTGTATCCACATCAAAGCCGCGCACTCAGTCTTGGAAATGTATAAATACCCTCACTGGACACAGATGGTATGTTATATCTGTTGCCATTAGCCCTGATGGACAAATACTTGCCAGTGGCGCTACTGACCACAACATCAAAATTTGGAATCTGCACACTAGAGAGTTACTCCATACCCTTAAGCACTCAGGCGATGTGAATTCCCTTGCCTTCACCCCTAGTGGTGAGATTCTGGTTAGTACCAGTTGGGATAAGACAATCAAGACTTGGAATCACCGCACAGGCCAGCTACGCAATACTCTCTCTGTGCATTCAAGCTCAGTTAATTCCATCGCTATAAGTTCTGATGGTCAGACTGTGGCTAGTGGTAGTGGTGATAAGACAATCAAACTGTGGCGTCGCCCTGGAGAACTACTTTACAATCTTACTGAGCATTCAGGGTCAGTTTTCTCGCTCACCATCAGCCCTGATAGTCAGACTTTGGCTAGTGGTAGCAAAGACAAGACAATCAAACTGTGGAATCTCGACACTGGAAAATTGCTCCGCACACTGAGTGAGCATTCAGAGTCAGTTTTCTCTCTCGCCATCAGCCCTGATGGCCAGACTCTTGCCAGTGGCAGTAAAGATAAAACAATCAAACTATGGAATCTGTCTACAGGAGAACTGCTCAATACTCTCTGTGAGCATTCAGATTCGGTTCGTTCCGTTACCTTCAGTCCTGATGGCCAGACTCTTGCCAGTGGTAGTGATGACAGCACCATTAAGATTTGGCATCTTAGCACCGGAGAATTACTCACTACTCTCACTGAACATTCACAATGCGTTAACTCGGTTACTTTCAGTCCTGATGGTCAGACTCTTGCCAGTGGTAGTGATGACAGCACCATTAAGATTTGGCAGTGTGATTAATTTATTTGGGGGCTAACCTCAAGGAGTTACTTATGAAATGACAAGAAGTTTGCGAGAATAAATACTTACAAAATTTATCCTTTTCCAAAATGTGCGATCGCTACCTCAGATAATGTTAAAGTCGCTGACGTAGTTTGGGCTTCAGATGAACGCCTCAACATCATCGAAGATGAAGATGTCGCTTCAATTGCTCCTGAGATTTGTGTTGAAATCAAATCTGCCAGCAATACCTTAGAGGAAATGCAGACAAAGAAAGATTTATATTTTGAAGCAAAAGCAGAAGAAGTTTGGGTGTGTGATAAAAATGGAAACGTGACCTTTTTTAACAAACAAGGAAAATTAGATAAATCTTTGCTAGTGCCTGACTTCCCCACGCAAATTAGACGGAGACATCAGTCAGTTAACTAAAACAGCATTAAAACCCCAAATCTGCTTTAGCCACTTCCGCCGCCGCGAATAATTCTTCATCCGGCATTTCGTCCCAGGATGTATCCCCAACCTCGGCGTAAAACGTTTGGTCATAGGGACGAGTCCGCACCACCACCGGCATCGGCACCGCGTGACCTAAAATCAACGCTTGTTGCTTAGAATCCAGCTTCGCCAACACCGATCGCAAACTTTGCCCCCCAGATACCCCGGTAAAAATCGCCTCAATATCTTTGTCATCATTCAGCAAGGCGGTAATCCGAGTCCCAATCTGGGACATCACTTCGTTATCAATCCCAGACGGACGCTGATCGACTACCAGTAATGTCACAAAGTACTTCCGCATCTCACGGGCAATAATCCCAAAGATGGTTTGGCGAACCGTAGCGGGATCGAGGAAACGGTGCGCTTCTTCGATGGTGATGACGAGGGGACGGGGGCGATCGCTAGGATTTTTCGTCTGCAAAAACGTCTCTGCCTTCTTCACATAACTGGCGTGAATGCGACGGCTAATCACATTGGTTGCCAACATATAGGACAACATATTGGACTGAGAACCAAACTCAATCACCACATGCTTACCCGCCTCCAACGATTGCAAAATCTGACCCACATAATTATGAGGGCAAGCGCTACGCATATACTTCAACTCATCCAGACGCAGCAGTTTGCGCTGCAATGCCATGATGGAAGACTTGTTCCCTCGCTTCTCATCACAGAACATCTGGATGTCTTCATTCGTCATATTCAGTAATTGCGTAATCCAGGATTTGCCAAACTCGTTGCGGAGGATAATGGCATTCTCCAGACTCGCCTCGGAAAGGTTTAACTCGCCGCGCACCAGCATGATATCTTCAACTTCAATCTGGTCATAGCTGAGATACAGTTCCTGAGTGCCACGCACCCCTCGACGTTTGGTTGATTCGGGATCGAGGGTGTAAATTTGGACTTGTCCGGGAAATAGCTGCCGCAATCCTTTAACGGTACTGAATTGCTTACCCTCGGAAACCGCTTCCCAACCATATTCCGAGTGCATATCAAAAATCAGGTTCACCGCGGCTTGCTTGCGGATAATCCCCGATAGCAGTAATCGGGTGAGGAAGGATTTACCCGTACCGGATTTGCCAAAAACGCCGTTACTGCGTTCCACGAAGCGATCTAAATCAATGCATATTGGTACCTCCATGTCAAGAGGATTGCCGATCGCAAAGTTGCGCCGAGTGGGGTCATCTTCCCAACCGAAGACGGCACGGAAATCGCGCTCGCTGGCATCATACACTTGAGAGAAGTGGCTGGGGATTGTCTTAACGGGTAACAATTCCATCCCCTCGCTACTGTTGGCTTGAAAAGAACCTAAAGAACTGTCTCCATTCAGGGCAACTCCTCTGGGCTGATGGCTCAGGTCTTGGGGCGTAAACATCAGCATCGGTGTGAGGTTAACTGTACCAAAGGTGCCACTACCGGCTAGGACTTCTCGTAAAAAGTCGTCGTCGGGACTGGGGGGGTTAGCCAGAATTCGTTGACTGGATGTACCCAGCGTGACATCGGTGAGCATACAGAAAAAGCGCGATCGCATCCCCTGTACCACTAAAAATTTCCCCACTCGCATATCTTCCACCCAGATATCGGGGTGCAATCGCACTTCTAGTCCTGCGGAGAGAGAGCCTTGAATGACTGAGCCTAATGGCTTATCTAAATCCATATCATTTTGTTTGAGAATATAACTTTCTGGCTGGGATTGTGTCGGCTGCTGTTCTTTACGTTCTGTTGCCCTATTAAACTCAGCGAGACTGTCACCAGTCTCGCTGGTCTTCAAAACCGTGCATGAAAGTTTCCCTTCACACGGCTCCTCAATGATTTGGTGTTTGTCATACACACCTCATT from Microcoleus sp. AS-A8 harbors:
- a CDS encoding DUF87 domain-containing protein — translated: MDLDKPLGSVIQGSLSAGLEVRLHPDIWVEDMRVGKFLVVQGMRSRFFCMLTDVTLGTSSQRILANPPSPDDDFLREVLAGSGTFGTVNLTPMLMFTPQDLSHQPRGVALNGDSSLGSFQANSSEGMELLPVKTIPSHFSQVYDASERDFRAVFGWEDDPTRRNFAIGNPLDMEVPICIDLDRFVERSNGVFGKSGTGKSFLTRLLLSGIIRKQAAVNLIFDMHSEYGWEAVSEGKQFSTVKGLRQLFPGQVQIYTLDPESTKRRGVRGTQELYLSYDQIEVEDIMLVRGELNLSEASLENAIILRNEFGKSWITQLLNMTNEDIQMFCDEKRGNKSSIMALQRKLLRLDELKYMRSACPHNYVGQILQSLEAGKHVVIEFGSQSNMLSYMLATNVISRRIHASYVKKAETFLQTKNPSDRPRPLVITIEEAHRFLDPATVRQTIFGIIAREMRKYFVTLLVVDQRPSGIDNEVMSQIGTRITALLNDDKDIEAIFTGVSGGQSLRSVLAKLDSKQQALILGHAVPMPVVVRTRPYDQTFYAEVGDTSWDEMPDEELFAAAEVAKADLGF
- a CDS encoding serine/threonine protein kinase, with amino-acid sequence MSYCLNPNCLSPQNPDDAKYCQRCQTRLLLNERYRPLDPIGRGGFGRTFKARDEYKPSKPNCVIKQFHGKGFGDAAKAEELFHREAELQEMLGKHPQIPELLALCPQDNYLYLVQEFIDGRNLNQELKEEGTFSEEKVWQLLEDLLPVLQFVHGNQVIHRDIKPENIIRHSVDKKLFLVDFGIAKLATEAILAKTATAIGSEGYTAPEQHDGKPRFASDLYSLGATCYHLLTYADPSRLLYSWVDWQKELKEKLENRDISNELIDVLTKLLQPDLSQRYQSAEEVLRDLNLPTQATAESSIVFPVSTSKPRTQSWKCINTLTGHRWYVISVAISPDGQILASGATDHNIKIWNLHTRELLHTLKHSGDVNSLAFTPSGEILVSTSWDKTIKTWNHRTGQLRNTLSVHSSSVNSIAISSDGQTVASGSGDKTIKLWRRPGELLYNLTEHSGSVFSLTISPDSQTLASGSKDKTIKLWNLDTGKLLRTLSEHSESVFSLAISPDGQTLASGSKDKTIKLWNLSTGELLNTLCEHSDSVRSVTFSPDGQTLASGSDDSTIKIWHLSTGELLTTLTEHSQCVNSVTFSPDGQTLASGSDDSTIKIWQCD